In Persicimonas caeni, a single window of DNA contains:
- a CDS encoding protein kinase domain-containing protein produces the protein MSDDRFKQARRSLIDRNKQRQREQDQGQPGTASGNDDFHEDEKTLMVNVDRLQQGPPSGPQRSAPPSGHGGGQNRGGPNGGGPNGGGPNGGGQNSGGIHAGGDFADDDFAEEATQMVDLHGLQQGAGRVEESTEPHREALSVGSSPSPAPSHGGNQQVFAPGGGGGYEGKTDFININDFAQQNAEFAPDSSSAGYEGKTAFIQIDDLQGSQQQQASGPQGPTNIANDQMLRQSYQFGPQSIQQGEVTLIFAQNPLGRPVVLRQVWAGDPSQMPPDIRQRIAQLDALEHPSLVKLNGVFATQSGLWADLQKPEGYRLSAVLQQHGPQDKENVIDWMKQVAEVLDLIHDAELLYGNLTPDAIWIQEDNSIVLEPFDLLSFEKRGDLGPYGAQELKRPPQDRQMSPATDVFSLAAVGAAALTGLPFHAEKLSNYDDQKLAKKLEAALSANPAERPQRASELTDALKAGGGVSLDGLSLNPAELDIKIVAAIAVLLLGGFAGYMYWNKQQAQKARQAQARQAAIAKKQQEAAQPAGGSPAAGSEAGNAGAGSEAGAPAAAGAVAPPGAVQSDPRLTIVSSYRTNPPADGGDKKMSDEEAAAEAKKLRAEAQKHLKDAKNSGSLEEYKAALTKLTSAVRLSGGKPNDEDQKMLEELTSEKEVRQFRDDLRKDIDKALAEGAVGEARLKYKRLHSVDYRADAIGFFHRATSAEVRTVHEPAEKADEDED, from the coding sequence ATGTCCGACGATAGATTCAAGCAGGCGCGACGCAGCCTGATCGACCGCAACAAGCAGCGGCAGCGCGAGCAGGACCAGGGGCAACCTGGCACCGCCAGCGGCAACGACGACTTTCACGAGGATGAAAAGACTCTGATGGTCAACGTCGACCGGCTGCAGCAGGGCCCGCCTAGCGGACCCCAACGCTCCGCGCCCCCTTCGGGCCACGGCGGCGGCCAGAATCGCGGCGGCCCAAATGGCGGCGGCCCAAATGGCGGCGGCCCAAATGGCGGCGGCCAGAACAGCGGCGGCATCCACGCCGGCGGTGACTTCGCCGACGACGACTTCGCCGAAGAGGCCACCCAGATGGTCGATCTGCACGGCCTGCAGCAGGGCGCCGGCCGCGTCGAAGAGAGCACCGAGCCGCATCGCGAAGCGTTGTCGGTCGGCTCGTCGCCCTCCCCGGCCCCCAGCCACGGCGGCAACCAGCAGGTCTTCGCCCCTGGCGGAGGCGGCGGCTATGAGGGCAAAACCGACTTCATCAACATCAACGACTTCGCCCAGCAGAACGCCGAATTCGCCCCCGACTCCAGCTCGGCGGGCTACGAGGGCAAAACCGCCTTTATCCAGATCGACGATCTGCAGGGCTCGCAGCAACAGCAAGCGTCGGGGCCGCAGGGGCCGACGAATATCGCCAACGACCAGATGCTGCGCCAGAGCTACCAGTTCGGCCCGCAGTCCATCCAACAGGGCGAAGTCACCCTCATCTTTGCCCAGAATCCGCTGGGACGCCCCGTCGTGTTGCGCCAGGTGTGGGCCGGCGATCCGTCACAGATGCCCCCGGATATTCGCCAGCGCATCGCCCAACTCGACGCTCTGGAGCACCCCAGCCTGGTCAAGCTCAACGGGGTCTTTGCCACCCAGAGCGGCCTGTGGGCCGACCTGCAAAAGCCCGAGGGTTACCGACTGTCGGCGGTCCTCCAGCAGCACGGGCCCCAGGACAAAGAGAATGTCATCGACTGGATGAAACAGGTCGCCGAAGTGCTCGACCTGATTCACGACGCCGAGTTGCTCTACGGCAACCTGACGCCCGACGCGATCTGGATTCAAGAAGACAACTCCATCGTGCTCGAGCCGTTCGACCTTCTCAGCTTCGAGAAGCGCGGCGACCTGGGCCCGTACGGCGCCCAAGAGCTCAAGCGTCCGCCGCAGGACCGCCAGATGTCGCCTGCGACCGACGTCTTCAGCTTGGCCGCTGTGGGTGCAGCCGCGCTCACCGGCCTGCCCTTCCACGCCGAGAAGCTGTCGAATTACGACGACCAGAAGCTCGCCAAAAAGCTCGAAGCGGCCTTGTCGGCTAACCCGGCCGAGCGCCCCCAACGTGCCAGCGAGCTGACCGACGCCCTCAAAGCCGGCGGCGGCGTGTCGCTCGACGGGTTGAGCCTGAACCCGGCCGAGCTCGACATCAAGATCGTGGCAGCCATTGCCGTGCTCCTCTTGGGCGGCTTTGCCGGCTACATGTACTGGAACAAGCAGCAGGCGCAGAAGGCTCGCCAAGCGCAAGCTCGTCAGGCGGCCATCGCCAAAAAGCAGCAAGAGGCGGCGCAACCGGCCGGGGGCTCCCCGGCAGCGGGCTCGGAAGCCGGCAATGCCGGCGCAGGTAGCGAAGCGGGTGCGCCCGCCGCAGCCGGTGCCGTCGCGCCCCCCGGTGCGGTGCAGAGCGATCCGCGCCTGACCATCGTCAGCAGCTATCGGACCAACCCGCCCGCTGACGGCGGCGACAAGAAGATGAGCGACGAAGAGGCGGCCGCCGAGGCCAAAAAGCTTCGCGCCGAGGCGCAGAAGCACCTCAAAGACGCCAAGAACAGCGGTTCGCTCGAGGAGTACAAGGCCGCGCTGACCAAGCTCACCTCCGCAGTACGCCTCAGCGGCGGAAAGCCCAACGACGAAGACCAGAAGATGCTCGAGGAGCTCACCTCCGAAAAAGAGGTGCGCCAATTCCGCGACGATCTTCGCAAGGACATCGACAAGGCGCTGGCTGAGGGCGCCGTGGGTGAAGCGAGGCTCAAGTACAAGCGACTGCACTCGGTCGACTATCGCGCAGACGCGATCGGGTTCTTCCATCGGGCGACCAGCGCCGAGGTGCGAACCGTGCACGAGCCGGCGGAAAAAGCAGACGAAGACGAGGACTGA
- a CDS encoding cytochrome c biogenesis protein, producing MIKAIDKFFPALVVLTALATLAALYLIFFYAPVEASMGIVQKIFYVHVPSAMVMYAGFTITSVASLVYLLKPNRGWDIAALTGVELGLIFCAYVLISGPLWAYKAWGVAWTWDPQLTATFVLFLLYGGYGLLRAFSGKSEQVRKIAAVLAVIAFVDIPIIHYAVKKWGGLHPVVEREGGGGLAPEMKLAASISMLAFLGIFLVLFWLRMRVRLTERQVDQLYLDVEDASHVLGKRTN from the coding sequence ATGATTAAAGCAATAGACAAGTTCTTTCCGGCCCTGGTGGTGCTCACGGCACTGGCCACTCTGGCGGCGTTGTACCTGATCTTCTTTTACGCCCCCGTCGAAGCATCGATGGGCATCGTCCAGAAGATCTTTTACGTGCACGTGCCGTCGGCCATGGTGATGTACGCCGGCTTTACGATCACCTCGGTGGCCAGTCTGGTCTACCTGTTGAAGCCTAACCGCGGCTGGGATATCGCCGCGCTGACCGGCGTGGAGCTCGGGCTCATCTTTTGCGCCTACGTACTCATCTCCGGGCCGTTGTGGGCGTACAAAGCCTGGGGCGTGGCGTGGACCTGGGACCCGCAGCTGACCGCGACCTTCGTGCTCTTTTTGCTGTACGGCGGCTACGGCTTGCTGCGCGCGTTCTCCGGAAAGAGCGAGCAAGTACGCAAAATCGCCGCTGTCTTGGCGGTCATCGCCTTTGTCGACATCCCGATCATTCACTACGCGGTCAAGAAATGGGGCGGGCTGCACCCGGTCGTCGAGCGAGAAGGCGGCGGCGGACTCGCCCCGGAGATGAAGCTCGCCGCGTCGATCAGCATGCTCGCCTTTTTGGGAATCTTCTTGGTGCTTTTTTGGCTTCGTATGCGCGTGCGCCTGACCGAGCGTCAGGTCGACCAGCTGTACTTGGACGTCGAAGACGCCAGCCACGTACTGGGCAAGCGCACCAACTGA
- a CDS encoding CpaF family protein — MIPKRIFEQSIRRYFKPIVPYLEDSSVGEIMINGPDDIWIEVSGKLKKTDAKFDTVDDLMGGVKNIAQYVGKTLNEMNPRMDARLPDGSRVHVVLPPCAQNGISVAIRRFGTFSLNMEKLIEFGSVTRDAVDFIDVCVKMKRNLVVAGGTGSGKTSLLNCISLLIDPNDRIIVIEDSTELQLQQPHVLMLEARKPDARGRGEVTIGDLFHSAMRLRPDRIVIGEIRGGEALSLLQAMTSGHGGSMTTTHATYPDDTLRRLETMAMMSSVEMPLQALRSQVASAVQMIVQTSRFNDGSRKITHIVEVLDLADNGEYQIHPLFEFKHRGTDDDGTVIGQLEPVGNLPTFMEEAESRGIKIDEGWFRR; from the coding sequence ATGATCCCGAAGCGAATCTTCGAACAATCGATTCGGCGCTATTTCAAGCCGATCGTACCCTATCTGGAAGATAGTTCCGTTGGCGAAATCATGATCAACGGTCCGGACGACATCTGGATCGAGGTCAGCGGCAAGCTCAAAAAGACCGACGCCAAGTTCGACACCGTCGATGACTTGATGGGCGGCGTCAAAAACATCGCCCAGTACGTCGGCAAGACCCTCAACGAGATGAACCCGCGCATGGACGCGCGTCTGCCCGACGGCAGTCGTGTGCACGTGGTGTTGCCGCCCTGCGCCCAAAACGGCATCAGCGTGGCGATTCGTCGCTTCGGCACCTTCTCGCTGAATATGGAGAAGCTCATCGAATTCGGCAGCGTCACCCGCGACGCCGTCGATTTTATCGATGTCTGCGTCAAGATGAAGCGCAACCTCGTCGTCGCCGGCGGAACGGGCAGTGGTAAGACCTCGCTTCTGAACTGCATTTCGCTGCTGATCGACCCGAATGACCGCATCATCGTCATCGAGGACTCGACCGAATTGCAGCTGCAGCAGCCACACGTGCTCATGCTCGAGGCGCGCAAGCCCGACGCGCGCGGCCGCGGCGAAGTGACCATCGGAGACCTTTTCCACTCGGCCATGCGTCTTCGCCCCGACCGTATCGTCATCGGTGAGATTCGCGGCGGCGAGGCGCTCTCCTTGCTGCAGGCGATGACCTCGGGCCACGGCGGCTCGATGACCACGACCCACGCCACGTACCCCGACGACACGTTGCGCCGCCTGGAGACCATGGCGATGATGTCGAGCGTGGAGATGCCGCTTCAGGCGCTTCGTAGCCAGGTCGCCTCGGCGGTCCAGATGATCGTGCAGACCAGCCGGTTCAACGACGGCTCGCGCAAGATCACGCATATCGTCGAGGTGCTCGATCTGGCCGACAACGGCGAATATCAGATTCACCCGCTCTTCGAGTTCAAGCATCGCGGCACCGACGACGACGGCACGGTCATCGGTCAACTCGAGCCGGTGGGCAACCTGCCAACTTTCATGGAAGAAGCCGAATCGCGCGGCATCAAGATCGACGAGGGCTGGTTTCGCCGCTGA